From the Primulina tabacum isolate GXHZ01 chromosome 15, ASM2559414v2, whole genome shotgun sequence genome, one window contains:
- the LOC142526804 gene encoding uncharacterized protein LOC142526804 has product MGGVPSTPRLGGRARPQETAEYLIGEFVGEKSFPLTSDYWQKLLELPLDLRWQSDRVRQACHLFAMNNSTTRHLAKILIHLAWCLQECISSSGVPTTAFSKAINALFISSVFLKFLIENAKSENFKELFLSLDETEPIPNHFSKSVDVTNLVMYSVLHFVGKVDVSPETYLLHHDALNFLLTAMSTQLLSGPSPGPSDVHPFIDAAMVQETSMVNLVVRKLLLNYITFPRFPGTSSSYTMFSERNQLGVLRRVGSAAAHLMLLPLNFLVGSTGEASRKPLAECSLNVLLVLVHYRKFISMDYVVNKTDDSSSEPLRKEEMNFSENPFCKAVESVRDIQFDRNDVEGNAHGGLNVRLPFASLFDVLCMCLADEASVLLLYSLVHGNSDFLEYVLVRTDLDTLLMPMLETLYNAPRRSSNHIYMVLIIFLILSQDSSFNASIHKLMLPNVPWYQERILHQTSLGSLMVIILIRTVKYNLSKLRDVYLHTNCLATLANMAPHVHRLSAYASQRLVSLFYMLSRKYNKLAEIKNDKMNVADDDLSGDTVAEDPSAELHIYTDFLRLVLEILNSILTYALPRNPEVIYAIMHRQEVFLPFKNHPRFNELLENIYTVLDFFNSRIDAQQRDGEWSVEKVLQVIVNNCRSWRGEGMKMFTQLRFTYEQESHPQEFFIPYVWQLVLSQSDFTFNPSCINLFPVDQPVEEMFDERDTEKFENGEAKELAFEDKTPV; this is encoded by the exons ATGGGTGGAGTGCCATCGACGCCGCGACTGGGTGGCAGAGCTCGCCCGCAGGAGACGGCGGAATACTTAATTGGCGAGTTTGTCGGTGAAAAATCGTTTCCTCTCACCTCTGATTACTGGCAGAAGCTTCTGGAGCTGCCGCTCGATCTTCGCTGGCAATCGGATCGCGTTAGGCAAGCATGTCACCTCTTTG CGATGAACAATTCCACAACCAGGCACCTTGCAAAGATTTTGATTCATCTAGCATGGTGCTTGCAAGAGTGCATTTCTTCTTCTGGTGTGCCGACTACAGCCTTCTCGAAAGCTATTAATGCATTGTTTATATCATCTGTGTTTTTGAAGTTCCTGATTGAGAATGCTAAGAGCGAGAACTTCAAAGAACTATTCCTTTCGCTGGATGAAACTGAGCCCATACCAAATCATTTCTCGAAAAGTGTAGATGTTACAAACCTTGTTATGTACAGTGTGCTGCACTTTGTTGGAAAAGTTGATGTTAG CCCTGAAACCTACCTTCTTCATCATGATGCGCTTAACTTCTTGCTGACGGCAATGTCAACGCAGCTTCTTTCTGGGCCATCACCAGGACCAAGTGATGTTCACCCTTTTATCGATGCCGCCATGGTTCAG GAAACTTCCATGGTTAATTTGGTAGTGCGGAAGTTATTGCTCAATTACATAACATTCCCTCGGTTTCCTGGAACTAGTTCGTCTTATACCATGTTTTCCGAAAGAAATCAACTTGGTGTTCTTAGGAGAGTTGGTTCTGCTGCTG CTCACTTGATGCTGTTACCATTGAATTTCTTAGTTGGCTCAACTGGTGAAGCTTCTAGAAAGCCTTTGGCGGAATGCAGCCTTAATGTCTTACTTGTTCTTGTTCATTATCGTAAATTTATTTCTATGGATTATGTGGTGAATAAAACTGATGACAGCAGTTCAGAGCCTCTGCGAAAAGAAGAGatgaatttttcagaaaacccTTTCTGCAAAGCTGTTGAAAGTGTCAGGGATATCCAAT TTGATCGTAATGATGTTGAGGGTAATGCACACGGTGGTCTGAACGTCAGACTTCCTTTTGCTTCGCTTTTTGATGTACTTTGCAT GTGTTTGGCTGACGAAGCCTCTGTCCTGTTGCTTTACTCACTGGTCCATGGAAATTCAGATTTTTTGGAGTATGTTTTGGTGCGAACAGATCTAGATACACTG TTGATGCCCATGCTGGAAACACTATATAATGCTCCAAGAAGATCGTCCAATCATATTTATATGGTGCTAATCATCTTTCTTATACTGAGTCAAGATTCCTCATTCAATGCCAGCATCCACAAACTT ATGCTTCCTAATGTTCCGTGGTATCAAGAGCGTATCCTCCATCAAACTTCTCTTGGTTCCCTGATGGTCATAATATTAATTAGGACTGTGAAATACAATCTCTCTAAGCTACGG GATGTCTATCTTCATACAAATTGTCTTGCAACTTTGGCTAATATGGCACCACATGTTCATCGCCTGAGTGCGTATGCATCACAGCGATTGGTTAGCCTCTTTTACATGCTTTCACGGAA GTATAATAAATTAGCAGAgataaaaaatgacaaaatgaATGTAGCAGATGATGATCTGAGTGGAGACACCGTTGCAGAAGATCCA TCTGCAGAACTTCATATATATACTGACTTCCTGAGACTTGTGCTGGAGATACTAAATTCAATCCTAACTTATGCATTACCAAGGAATCCTGAG GTTATTTATGCAATTATGCACAGGCAGGAGGTTTTCCTACCTTTCAAGAATCATCCACGTTTTAATGAACTGTTGGAAAACATATATACT GTTTTAGATTTCTTCAACAGCCGAATTGATGCACAGCAAAGGGATGGTGAATGGTCGGTTGAGAAAGTGCTTCAAGTCATAGTCAACAACTGCCGATCATGGAGAGGTGAAGGCATGAAG ATGTTCACGCAACTACGATTCACCTATGAACAAGAGAGTCATCCTCAAGAATTTTTCATTCCGTATGTGTGGCAGCTGGTTTTGTCCCAGAG CGATTTCACTTTTAATCCAAGCTGCATCAATCTATTCCCAGTCGACCAACCTGTAGAA GAAATGTTCGACGAACGAGACACGGAGAAGTTTGAAAATGGTGAGGCAAAAGAACTTGCGTTTGAAGATAAGACCCCAGTATAA
- the LOC142527711 gene encoding stem-specific protein TSJT1-like, whose product MLAVFDKSVAKSPEALIQNSETQSVCALKDGFLATHFSSVHPASVVINLASSGFMAYSSDKQNPILPRLFAVVDDIFCLFEGHIENVAHLKQQYGLNKTANEVIIVIEAYRTLRDRGPYPADHVVRDIKGKFAFILFDSASKTAFIASDADGSIPFFWGTDAEGHLVLCNDGEVGKQGCGKSFAPFPKGCFFTSSGGLRSYEHPINELKAVPRVDSSGEVCGMTFKVDAESRKDKTGMPRVGSDANWSQHY is encoded by the exons ATGTTGGCAGTTTTTGACAAATCCGTGGCGAAAAGCCCAGAAGCTTTGATCCAAAATTCTGAAACTCAATCGGTTTGCGCTCTCAAGGACGGATTCTTGGCGACCCATTTCTCGTCCGTACACCCTGCATCTGTCGTCATCAACCTCGCTTCTTCTGGTTTTATGGCATATTCTTCTGATAAACAGAACCCCATTCTTCCCAG ATTGTTTGCAGTGGTCGACGACATATTCTGCTTGTTCGAAGGGCACATTGAGAATGTTGCGCATCTTAAGCAGCAGTACGGGTTAAACAAGACTGCAAATGAAGTAATCATTGTGATTGAAGCTTACAGGACTTTGAGGGATAGAGGTCCATATCCTGCGGATCATGTCGTGAGAGATATTAAAGGGAAATTTGCATTCATTCTGTTTGACAGTGCTTCAAAAACTGCATTCATTGCTTCC GATGCTGATGGGAGCATACCCTTTTTCTGGGGAACTGACGCTGAAGGTCATCTTGTTCTTTGTAATGATGGAGAAGTTGGGAAACAAGGTTGTGGCAAGTCTTTTGCTCCATTTCCTAAAG GTTGCTTTTTCACATCCTCTGGTGGTCTTAGGAGTTACGAGCATCCGATTAATGAATTGAAGGCGGTTCCAAGAGTTGACAGTTCTGGGGAAGTGTGTGGTATGACCTTTAAAGTGGATGCGGAGTCTCGGAAAGATAAAACTGGAATGCCTAGAGTTGGAAGCGATGCTAACTGGTCTCAGCACTATTGA
- the LOC142527040 gene encoding meiotic recombination protein DMC1 homolog, with product MLAFKTEEQSQLQLVQREEVEDEEDLFEAIDKLIAHGINAGDVKKLQDAGIYTCNGLMMHTKKNLTGIKGLSEAKVDKICEAVEKIVNFGYITGSDALLKRKAVVRITTGSQALDELLGGGIETRAITEAFGEFRSGKTQLAHTLCVSTQLPTNMRGGNGKVAYIDTEGTFRPDRIIPIAERFGMDPGAVLDNIIYARAYTYEHQFNLLLGLAAKMAEEPFRLLIVDSVIALFRVDFTGRGELADRQQKLAQMLSRLTKIAEEFNVAVYMTNQVIADPGGGVFISDPKKPAGGHVLAHAATIRLMFRKGKGEQRVCKVFDAPNLPESEAISFPCLKFRHFYFFHLNFSLKPGQCVCNSYANYKLHMNMLK from the exons ATGCTTGCATTCAA AACTGAAGAGCAGAGCCAGCTGCAGCTTGTCCAAAGAGAAGAAGTCGAAGATGAAGAAGACTTGTTTGAAGCAATCGATAAAT TGATAGCTCATGGAATCAACGCCGGAGATGTGAAGAAGCTTCAGGATGCTGGCATCTATACATGCAATGGCCTGATGATGCATACTAAGAAG AATTTGACTGGAATCAAAGGGCTATCTGAAGCAAAAGTTGATAAGATCTGCGAAGCAGTAGAGAAAATAGTG AACTTTGGTTACATCACTGGAAGTGATGCTCTGCTGAAA AGAAAAGCAGTAGTTCGCATTACAACTGGAAGCCAAGCTCTAGATGAACTGCTTGGGG GTGGTATAGAAACTCGGGCTATCACAGAAGCTTTTGGGGAATTCAG GTCTGGAAAAACACAACTGGCACATACTCTCTGTGTTTCCACACAG CTTCCTACCAACATGAGAGGTGGCAATGGGAAGGTTGCTTATATTGACACTGAAGGGACCTT TCGACCTGATCGAATAATACCGATAGCTGAAAGATTTGGAATGGATCCAGGAGCAGTGCTCGACAAT ATAATATATGCTCGAGCTTACACATACGAGCATCAGTTCAACCTGCTCCTTGGTCTGGCAGCAAAAATGGCTGAAGAGCCTTTCAGACTATTG ATTGTTGATTCGGTGATAGCCCTCTTCAGAGTTGACTTCACAGGAAGAGGAGAACTTGCTGATCGTCAG CAAAAGTTGGCTCAAATGCTGTCAAGATTGACGAAGATTGCAGAAGAATTCAACGTGGCTGTGTACATGACCAATCAGG TGATAGCTGATCCTGGGGGAGGAGTTTTCATATCAGATCCAAAGAAGCCAGCAGGAGGACATGTTCTGGCGCATGCTGCCACCATAAGACTAATGTTCAGGAAGGGCAAAGGAGAACAACGTGTCTGCAAGGTGTTTGATGCTCCAAATCTTCCTGAATCTGAAGCAATATCCTTCCCTTGTTTAAAATTTCgtcatttctatttttttcatttaaactTTTCGCTAAAGCCAGGGCAGTGTGTGTGTAACTCATATGCAAATTACAAGTTACACATGAACATGTTGAAATAG